In Archangium violaceum, the following are encoded in one genomic region:
- a CDS encoding tetratricopeptide repeat protein: MNPRWRVLPLLVLLAAGCEDRPSPPGPKEQAEGYYIKGTSEYLQGQFDAAILSFNTMKELSPEDPRLPAAYGEVYLSMGRFNDAAAQFELALKRDPKRSTNWSRMGFIHAQLGRLDEAESALRKALALYPRDYNALEQLAEIHLKRGDKDSAVRHFALAAEHCPEASKAPLVLRAVEVLTNDGRHSDALAVLGDWVGKGVRSPELLSALGDEQVRAGQLVPAAASYREAASNSPKDPTLWELVGEIYTKLDKPADALAAYRESLRVKDRAIVHVAIARLQLARNERQAAEEELGKALEAVSGSDVRELTELSDLLSTFGRKPDALRILINLSAEPDHSKDLNLQLRTAGLARELKDEATVRTVCDRIANSGVKLKKCP, encoded by the coding sequence ATGAACCCGCGCTGGCGTGTCCTGCCCCTCCTCGTCCTCCTCGCCGCCGGTTGTGAGGACCGCCCCTCGCCTCCCGGGCCCAAAGAGCAGGCCGAGGGCTATTACATCAAGGGCACCTCCGAGTACCTCCAGGGTCAGTTCGACGCGGCCATCCTCTCCTTCAACACCATGAAGGAGCTCTCCCCGGAGGATCCCCGCCTGCCCGCCGCCTACGGCGAGGTCTACCTCTCCATGGGCCGCTTCAACGACGCCGCCGCCCAGTTCGAGCTCGCCCTCAAGCGCGACCCCAAGCGCTCCACCAACTGGAGCCGCATGGGCTTCATCCACGCCCAGCTCGGCCGCCTCGACGAGGCCGAGAGCGCCCTGCGCAAGGCCCTCGCCCTCTATCCCCGCGACTACAACGCCCTCGAGCAGCTCGCGGAGATCCACCTCAAGCGCGGCGACAAGGACTCCGCCGTGAGGCACTTCGCCCTCGCCGCCGAGCACTGCCCCGAGGCCAGCAAGGCTCCCCTCGTGCTGCGCGCCGTCGAGGTCCTCACCAACGACGGGCGTCACTCCGATGCCCTCGCCGTGCTCGGGGACTGGGTGGGCAAGGGCGTGCGTTCTCCCGAGCTGCTCTCCGCGCTCGGTGATGAGCAGGTCCGCGCCGGTCAGCTCGTCCCCGCCGCGGCCTCCTATCGCGAGGCCGCCAGCAACTCGCCCAAGGATCCCACCCTGTGGGAGCTCGTCGGGGAGATCTACACGAAGCTCGACAAGCCCGCCGATGCCCTCGCCGCCTACCGCGAGTCCCTCCGCGTGAAGGACCGCGCCATCGTCCATGTGGCCATCGCTCGTCTTCAGCTGGCTCGCAACGAGCGCCAGGCCGCCGAGGAGGAGCTGGGCAAGGCCCTCGAGGCTGTCTCGGGCTCCGATGTCCGTGAGCTCACCGAGCTGTCCGACCTGCTCTCCACCTTCGGGCGCAAGCCGGATGCGCTGCGCATCCTCATCAACCTCAGCGCCGAGCCGGACCACTCCAAGGACCTGAACCTGCAGCTGCGCACCGCGGGACTAGCCCGCGAGCTCAAGGACGAGGCCACTGTCCGCACGGTGTGTGACCGCATCGCGAACAGCGGGGTGAAGCTCAAGAAGTGCCCTTGA
- the lexA gene encoding transcriptional repressor LexA, with product MEELTERQREILAFIVKETESRGFPPTIREIGEEMDIRSTNGVNDHLKALERKGYLNRGEQQSRSLVPTKRARLLLGLGVRKESGMVEVPLLGKVAAGAPLLAQENVEDSVRIDSFLLGGQGREVFALRVKGNSMIDDGIFDGDYLFVRKTPQAQAGDIVVALIEDEATVKRYYPEGERIRFQPANATMQPIYVSKAEFRSTMILGQVVGVYRKLPGGKI from the coding sequence ATGGAAGAGCTGACGGAACGCCAGCGGGAAATCCTGGCCTTCATCGTCAAGGAGACGGAGTCGAGGGGCTTCCCTCCGACGATCCGGGAGATTGGCGAGGAGATGGATATCCGCTCGACCAACGGGGTGAACGATCACCTCAAGGCACTCGAGCGCAAGGGGTACCTCAACCGGGGCGAGCAGCAGAGCCGCTCGCTGGTGCCGACCAAGCGGGCGAGGCTGCTGCTGGGTCTGGGGGTGAGGAAGGAGTCGGGGATGGTGGAGGTACCGCTGCTGGGCAAGGTAGCGGCGGGCGCTCCCCTGCTGGCTCAGGAGAACGTGGAGGACTCGGTCCGCATCGACAGCTTCCTGCTGGGCGGCCAGGGGCGCGAGGTCTTCGCACTCCGGGTGAAGGGCAACTCGATGATCGACGACGGCATCTTCGACGGGGACTACCTCTTCGTGCGGAAGACGCCGCAGGCGCAGGCCGGAGACATCGTGGTGGCGCTCATCGAGGACGAGGCCACGGTGAAGCGCTACTACCCGGAGGGAGAGCGAATCCGGTTCCAGCCGGCGAACGCCACGATGCAGCCCATCTACGTGAGCAAGGCGGAGTTCCGCTCGACGATGATCCTGGGCCAGGTGGTAGGCGTGTACCGCAAGCTGCCCGGCGGGAAGATCTGA